One Streptomyces sp. SAI-135 DNA segment encodes these proteins:
- a CDS encoding MarR family transcriptional regulator, translating to MPDLTHGDDAAAVNSLRSAVMRLSRRLKHQRVDESLSPTEMSVLGTLSICGKATPGELARKEHVQPPSMTRIVALLEAKGLVRLEPHPEDRRQKVVTKTEQAEAMLAESRAKRNAFLAALVDGLDEDEWAKLREAAPVLEKLAHL from the coding sequence ATGCCGGACCTTACCCATGGCGACGACGCTGCCGCCGTGAACTCCCTGCGATCAGCCGTGATGCGACTGTCCCGTCGGCTCAAGCACCAGCGCGTCGACGAGTCGCTGAGCCCCACCGAGATGTCGGTCCTGGGCACCCTCTCGATCTGCGGCAAGGCCACCCCGGGCGAACTCGCCCGCAAGGAGCACGTCCAGCCGCCGTCGATGACCCGCATCGTGGCACTCCTGGAGGCCAAGGGACTGGTCCGGCTGGAGCCGCACCCCGAGGACCGGCGCCAGAAGGTCGTCACGAAGACCGAGCAGGCCGAGGCCATGCTCGCGGAGTCCCGCGCCAAGCGGAACGCCTTCCTGGCCGCCCTGGTCGACGGTCTCGACGAGGACGAGTGGGCGAAACTGCGCGAAGCCGCCCCCGTGCTGGAGAAACTCGCACACCTGTAA
- a CDS encoding trypsin-like serine protease, with protein MTSLRSSAGAAVVAAVAAATALTAAPAHAVVGGPVATGSYAFTARVSLGADDTARACSGALVASNWILTAASCFAADVEVPTVAAGKPALSATATVAGKTSAVVQLVPRAGRDLVLARLARPVTGVTPVTVATTAPAAGDQLRAVGYGRTAGDWLTATAHSTAFAVDTVGTDDLTITGQNGALCQGDTGAPLLRETNGTAELVGVGSRSWQGGCLGETETRTGAIAARSDDLASWVSATTGPAPVTDFNCDGVEDIAVSDPKATVGGDAKAGLVRVVYGGGKGTAEINQDLDWVSGAAEAGDAFGTAIATLDYDEDGCTDLVVGTPGEDLDSATDAGMVDILHGATGGLGTGAKKDTHFEQGAGTGSLAASGSESGDRLGYALAAGNTAAGEPFVVMGVPGEALGSIAKAGSAIYLHGTTNIAINQEATGVSGAAEANDEFGTSVAADSNHIAIGAPGDAIGSDADAGNLAVFSHTLNSENRPTPRFGLDQDLDTVSGGAEAGDLFGQSLALVPYRPSGAAAATESILAVGAPGEALSVDGAAKAEAGLVLTFRITAAGAYTQLNGYSSGTGDDDVSGTSEAGDHFGAALTAINTTPGAVSTTATMKLAVGIPDEAIGTTASAGGISTFSLLGTPGANDRWIEAGDGDGIPGTPGAGQQLGSSLHYTGTSLYVGMPNGPSTYGALHALPLSNVTAGGTVAAVTTYQPGAGGLPAAGVDFGYAAR; from the coding sequence GTGACCTCTCTGCGTTCTTCCGCGGGCGCCGCCGTGGTGGCGGCCGTCGCCGCCGCCACGGCCCTGACCGCCGCTCCCGCGCACGCCGTCGTCGGCGGTCCGGTCGCCACCGGCTCCTACGCCTTCACCGCCCGCGTGTCCCTCGGTGCCGACGACACGGCCCGCGCGTGCAGCGGTGCCCTCGTCGCCTCCAACTGGATCCTCACCGCGGCCAGTTGCTTCGCCGCCGACGTGGAGGTGCCCACCGTCGCCGCGGGCAAGCCCGCCCTGTCGGCCACCGCCACCGTCGCGGGCAAGACCAGCGCCGTGGTCCAGCTGGTACCGCGGGCCGGCCGTGACCTGGTCCTGGCCCGCCTCGCCCGCCCGGTCACCGGAGTCACCCCCGTGACAGTGGCGACCACCGCCCCCGCCGCGGGCGACCAGCTCCGCGCGGTCGGATACGGCCGCACCGCCGGCGACTGGCTGACTGCCACCGCGCACAGCACGGCCTTCGCGGTGGACACGGTCGGCACCGACGACCTCACCATCACCGGCCAGAACGGTGCCCTGTGCCAGGGCGACACCGGTGCCCCCCTGCTGCGTGAGACGAACGGCACCGCCGAACTGGTCGGCGTCGGCAGCCGGTCCTGGCAGGGCGGCTGCCTGGGCGAGACGGAGACCCGCACCGGGGCGATCGCCGCCCGCTCCGACGACCTGGCCTCCTGGGTCTCCGCCACGACGGGCCCCGCGCCGGTCACCGACTTCAACTGCGACGGCGTCGAGGACATCGCGGTCTCCGACCCCAAGGCCACCGTCGGCGGTGACGCCAAGGCGGGGCTCGTGCGGGTCGTGTACGGCGGCGGCAAGGGCACCGCCGAGATCAACCAGGACCTCGACTGGGTGTCCGGCGCCGCCGAGGCCGGTGACGCGTTCGGCACGGCCATCGCCACCCTCGACTACGACGAGGACGGCTGCACCGACCTGGTCGTCGGCACCCCCGGCGAGGACCTCGACTCCGCCACCGACGCCGGCATGGTCGACATCCTGCACGGCGCGACCGGCGGCCTCGGCACCGGCGCCAAGAAGGACACCCACTTCGAGCAGGGCGCGGGCACCGGCTCGCTGGCCGCCTCCGGCAGCGAGAGCGGCGACCGCCTGGGCTACGCGCTGGCCGCGGGCAACACCGCCGCGGGCGAGCCGTTCGTCGTCATGGGTGTGCCCGGCGAGGCGCTGGGATCCATCGCCAAGGCCGGCAGCGCGATCTACCTGCACGGCACCACCAACATCGCGATCAACCAGGAGGCCACGGGGGTGAGCGGCGCGGCCGAGGCGAACGACGAGTTCGGCACCAGCGTCGCCGCCGACTCCAACCACATCGCCATCGGCGCGCCCGGCGACGCCATCGGCTCCGACGCCGACGCCGGCAACCTCGCCGTCTTCTCGCACACGCTGAACTCCGAGAACCGCCCGACCCCGCGCTTCGGCCTGGACCAGGACCTCGACACCGTCTCCGGCGGTGCCGAAGCCGGTGACTTGTTCGGCCAGTCCCTGGCCCTCGTGCCCTACCGTCCCTCGGGGGCCGCGGCGGCCACGGAATCCATCCTCGCGGTCGGCGCGCCCGGCGAGGCGCTCAGCGTCGACGGTGCGGCCAAGGCAGAGGCAGGCCTGGTGCTGACCTTCCGGATCACCGCAGCCGGGGCCTACACCCAGCTGAACGGCTACTCCTCGGGCACCGGTGACGACGACGTCTCCGGCACCTCCGAGGCCGGTGACCACTTCGGCGCTGCCCTGACCGCCATCAACACCACGCCGGGCGCGGTCAGTACCACCGCCACGATGAAGCTCGCCGTCGGCATCCCCGACGAGGCCATCGGCACCACCGCGAGCGCGGGCGGCATCAGCACGTTCTCCCTGTTGGGCACGCCCGGTGCCAACGACCGCTGGATCGAGGCCGGCGACGGCGACGGCATCCCCGGCACCCCGGGCGCCGGCCAGCAGCTCGGCAGCAGCCTCCACTACACGGGCACGAGCCTGTACGTCGGCATGCCCAACGGCCCGTCCACGTACGGCGCCCTGCACGCCCTGCCCCTGTCCAACGTGACCGCCGGCGGCACCGTCGCCGCGGTCACGACGTACCAGCCGGGCGCCGGCGGTCTCCCGGCCGCGGGCGTCGATTTCGGATACGCGGCCCGATAG
- a CDS encoding MFS transporter, producing MFSSLKVRNYRLFFAGQVVSNIGTWMQRIAQDWLVLSLTGSATAVGVTTALQFLPMLLFGLYGGVLVDRLPKRRALLFTQSAMGATGVALAVLTLSGHVQVWHVYLAAFAVGLATVVDNPARQSFVSEMVGPDQLQNAVSLNSANFQSARLIGPAVAGVMITGVGTGWAFLANGLSFVAPLVGLLMMRARELHVVERAPRGKGQLREGLHYVAGRPELIWTIVLVGFVSTFGFNFPVYLSAFADDVFHAGAGSYSLFNTVMAVGSLAGALLAARRGTARMRVLVVGAVAFGALEIVAALAPSLWLFALLMAPIGMFGMTVNVTANTSVQMGTDPAMRGRVMALYMMVFMGGSPIGAPIAGWITDAYGVRAGLAAGGVIAALAAVTIGLVLARVGNLRLSVGWNRGHPHVRFVPREAQEQLAPAA from the coding sequence ATGTTCAGCTCGCTGAAGGTCAGGAACTACCGCCTGTTCTTCGCCGGCCAGGTCGTCTCGAACATCGGCACCTGGATGCAGCGCATCGCCCAGGACTGGCTGGTGCTCAGCCTCACCGGCTCCGCCACCGCCGTCGGCGTCACGACGGCCCTGCAGTTCCTGCCGATGCTGCTCTTCGGCCTCTACGGCGGTGTCCTGGTCGACCGGCTGCCCAAGCGCCGCGCACTGCTGTTCACGCAGTCCGCCATGGGCGCCACCGGCGTCGCGCTCGCCGTCCTCACCCTGAGCGGTCACGTCCAGGTCTGGCACGTCTACCTCGCCGCCTTCGCCGTGGGCCTCGCGACGGTCGTCGACAACCCGGCCCGCCAGTCGTTCGTCTCCGAGATGGTCGGCCCCGACCAGCTCCAGAACGCGGTCAGCCTGAACTCCGCCAACTTCCAGTCCGCCCGCCTGATCGGCCCCGCCGTCGCCGGAGTCATGATCACCGGCGTGGGCACCGGCTGGGCGTTCCTCGCCAACGGCCTGTCCTTCGTCGCCCCGCTCGTCGGCCTGCTGATGATGCGGGCGCGCGAGCTGCACGTCGTCGAGCGCGCCCCGCGCGGCAAGGGACAGCTGCGGGAGGGACTCCACTACGTGGCCGGGCGGCCGGAGCTGATCTGGACCATCGTTCTGGTCGGGTTCGTGTCCACCTTCGGCTTCAACTTCCCCGTCTACCTCTCCGCCTTCGCCGACGACGTCTTCCACGCCGGCGCGGGCTCCTACAGCCTCTTCAACACCGTGATGGCGGTCGGCTCGCTGGCCGGCGCCCTGCTCGCGGCCCGGCGCGGCACCGCCCGGATGCGGGTGCTCGTCGTGGGCGCGGTGGCCTTCGGCGCGCTGGAGATCGTGGCCGCCCTCGCCCCCTCGCTGTGGCTGTTCGCCCTGCTCATGGCCCCGATCGGGATGTTCGGCATGACGGTCAACGTCACCGCGAACACCAGCGTCCAGATGGGCACCGACCCGGCCATGCGGGGCCGCGTGATGGCCCTGTACATGATGGTGTTCATGGGCGGCTCCCCGATCGGCGCGCCGATCGCGGGCTGGATCACCGACGCGTACGGCGTCCGCGCGGGCCTCGCGGCCGGCGGCGTGATCGCCGCGCTGGCGGCCGTGACGATCGGCCTGGTCCTGGCCCGCGTCGGCAACCTGCGGCTGTCCGTCGGCTGGAACCGTGGCCACCCGCACGTCCGGTTCGTGCCGCGCGAGGCACAGGAACAGCTGGCGCCCGCGGCCTGA
- a CDS encoding DUF2530 domain-containing protein, whose product MAGFFSGPLKHEAPEPLEGPVVATVTGGTILWFVLFLVQLPFYGWFADHGHTWWLWTCLAGGVLGIYGTWYVRKREAAIRNSAAGDAPGTLDAE is encoded by the coding sequence ATGGCCGGATTTTTCTCGGGACCCCTCAAGCACGAGGCGCCGGAGCCCCTGGAGGGCCCCGTGGTCGCCACCGTCACCGGTGGCACGATCCTCTGGTTCGTCCTCTTCCTCGTGCAGCTTCCCTTCTACGGCTGGTTCGCGGACCACGGTCACACCTGGTGGCTGTGGACCTGCCTGGCCGGGGGTGTGCTCGGGATCTACGGGACCTGGTACGTGCGCAAACGGGAGGCAGCGATCCGGAACTCGGCCGCCGGTGACGCACCCGGCACCCTTGATGCCGAGTGA
- a CDS encoding DUF6193 family natural product biosynthesis protein — MNSEFYPDVVEAGGMAAALHRSATALGIPLVLVPGRAGSPDSVGVATTARGRLPMEVFPRTESRAFQIVGRAGGVDIVTGVTRELRDVVEAGAAWGGGESMSRMKEALPFLWVDPIAGAHERGPAAAVEAQWELLREKAAQTPGFPEFGLLVEAAYAEPRLRRLFPFTSHWTVAFSSCTGRPYHDEVAISPVYGGGRYIVLRHPNTGAYGEVPTVAEAVALALAHLPDSVGPAVAGFTGRPD, encoded by the coding sequence ATGAATTCCGAATTCTATCCGGATGTGGTGGAGGCCGGCGGTATGGCCGCCGCCCTCCACCGATCGGCGACCGCCCTCGGAATCCCTCTCGTTCTCGTCCCCGGACGAGCGGGCTCACCCGATTCGGTCGGTGTGGCCACCACGGCACGAGGCAGGCTCCCCATGGAGGTGTTCCCGCGCACGGAGAGCCGTGCCTTCCAGATCGTCGGCCGGGCCGGGGGCGTGGACATCGTCACAGGGGTGACACGGGAGCTTCGGGACGTCGTCGAGGCGGGTGCGGCCTGGGGAGGGGGCGAGAGCATGTCGCGGATGAAGGAGGCTCTGCCCTTCCTGTGGGTCGACCCGATCGCCGGGGCCCATGAGCGCGGGCCCGCCGCGGCGGTGGAGGCACAGTGGGAGCTGCTGCGTGAGAAGGCGGCCCAGACGCCGGGCTTCCCGGAGTTCGGCCTGCTGGTGGAGGCGGCGTACGCGGAACCCCGGCTGCGTCGGCTCTTCCCGTTCACCAGCCACTGGACGGTCGCCTTCAGCTCCTGCACCGGGCGCCCGTACCACGACGAGGTCGCGATCAGCCCGGTGTACGGCGGCGGGCGGTACATCGTCCTGCGCCACCCGAACACCGGCGCGTACGGCGAGGTTCCCACGGTGGCGGAGGCGGTGGCGCTCGCGCTCGCGCACCTCCCGGACTCCGTCGGCCCGGCCGTCGCGGGCTTCACCGGCAGGCCCGACTGA
- a CDS encoding GNAT family N-acetyltransferase produces the protein MEITIRDGGPDDIPVILDMLDSCVEWLVAQGRPGQWGTRPLSLSPGTVESVARYVDEGSVYIAEADGVPAATLTITDAPGAYLDHLPPPGEPERYIHWLASDRRFKGHGIGSALLAHAAEETRRAGVALLRVDCYAGDDGKLVAYYEANGFAPTETYTAGADNDWPGQVLAMRVLP, from the coding sequence ATGGAGATCACCATCAGGGACGGCGGCCCCGACGACATACCCGTGATCCTCGACATGCTCGACAGCTGCGTGGAGTGGCTGGTCGCGCAGGGGCGCCCCGGCCAGTGGGGAACCCGGCCGCTGTCCCTGAGCCCGGGCACGGTGGAGTCCGTCGCCCGGTACGTCGACGAGGGCAGCGTGTACATCGCCGAGGCCGACGGCGTACCGGCCGCGACCCTCACGATCACCGACGCGCCCGGCGCCTACCTGGATCATCTCCCGCCACCCGGCGAGCCCGAGCGGTACATCCACTGGCTGGCCTCCGACCGCCGCTTCAAGGGCCACGGCATCGGCAGCGCCCTGCTCGCGCACGCCGCCGAGGAGACCCGGCGCGCGGGCGTCGCCCTGCTGCGGGTGGACTGCTACGCGGGCGACGACGGCAAGCTGGTGGCCTACTACGAGGCCAACGGCTTCGCCCCGACGGAGACGTACACCGCCGGGGCGGACAACGACTGGCCGGGCCAGGTGCTGGCCATGCGCGTCCTGCCGTAG
- a CDS encoding ribbon-helix-helix protein, CopG family: protein MGTSVLSLRIDGELLERLRDHAAKRGMSVQDYVIRTLIRGDFDERFQTAVDETEKFYGVT, encoded by the coding sequence ATGGGGACCAGCGTGCTCAGCCTGCGGATAGACGGGGAGCTGCTCGAGCGGCTCCGGGACCATGCGGCCAAAAGGGGGATGAGCGTCCAGGACTATGTGATCCGAACGCTCATCCGGGGCGACTTCGACGAGCGGTTCCAGACCGCCGTCGACGAGACCGAGAAGTTCTACGGGGTGACGTGA
- the thpR gene encoding RNA 2',3'-cyclic phosphodiesterase — protein sequence MRLFAAVLPPHDVTEELAAVVAELRKQPGAQTLRWTGVPGWHFTLAFYGEVDDDVVPALSERLERAARRTDRFPLAVQGGGQFGHGRALWAGASGEPAQLRLLAERAEAAGRKAGVEMGEHRRYKAHLTVARSREAVDVRPCLSVLDGFTSRAWTVDELALVRSNLPTSGVPGEQPRYEVVGRWALGGAG from the coding sequence ATGAGACTCTTCGCCGCGGTGCTGCCTCCGCACGACGTCACCGAGGAACTCGCCGCAGTGGTGGCCGAGTTGAGGAAGCAGCCCGGCGCGCAGACGCTGCGCTGGACCGGCGTCCCGGGCTGGCACTTCACGCTCGCCTTCTACGGCGAGGTCGACGACGACGTCGTGCCGGCGCTGTCGGAGCGGCTGGAGCGGGCGGCCCGGCGGACCGACCGCTTCCCGCTGGCCGTGCAAGGCGGTGGACAGTTCGGGCACGGGCGGGCGCTGTGGGCGGGGGCCTCCGGCGAGCCGGCGCAGCTGAGGCTGCTCGCCGAGCGGGCGGAGGCGGCCGGGCGCAAGGCCGGGGTCGAGATGGGGGAGCACCGGCGGTACAAGGCGCACCTGACCGTGGCCCGCAGTCGGGAGGCGGTGGATGTGCGGCCGTGCCTGTCGGTACTGGACGGCTTCACGAGCCGCGCCTGGACCGTCGACGAGCTGGCGCTGGTCCGGAGCAACCTGCCGACGTCGGGGGTGCCGGGTGAGCAGCCCCGCTACGAGGTGGTCGGGCGCTGGGCGCTCGGCGGGGCCGGTTAG
- a CDS encoding NCS2 family permease, translating into MPTALDRYFKISERGSTLPREIRGGFATFFAMAYIIVLNPIILGSAKDMYGHQLDNGQLVTATAVTAAFTTLLMGVIGNVPIALAAGLGVNSVVALQLAPRMSWPDAMGMVVLAGFIVMLLVATGLRERVMNAVPFGLRKAISIGIGLFIMLIGLVDSGFVSRIPDAAQTTVPLQLGSDGHLNGWPVLVFILGALLTLALIVRKVSGAILISIVTMTVLAVIIEAVAKVPSWGLTTPKWPGNPVATPDFGLLGKVSLFGGFDKVGVLTGILFVFTVLLSCFFDAMGTIMGVSDEAKLTDAQGQMPGINKVLFVDGLAVAAGGASSSSATTAFVESTAGVGEGARTGFANLVTGGLFTVALFLTPVATMVPSQAATPALLAVGFMILANSVQDIDWADWTIAIPAFVTMVMMPFTYSITNGIGMGFITFVVLRLAAGRGREVPVPMYVVAAVFGFYYLMPALGLT; encoded by the coding sequence ATGCCGACCGCCCTCGACCGCTACTTCAAGATCTCCGAACGGGGCAGCACCCTGCCGCGCGAGATCCGGGGCGGCTTCGCCACGTTCTTCGCGATGGCCTACATCATCGTGCTGAACCCGATCATCCTCGGCAGCGCCAAGGACATGTACGGCCATCAGCTGGACAACGGCCAGCTCGTCACCGCGACCGCCGTGACCGCGGCCTTCACCACGCTCCTCATGGGCGTGATCGGCAACGTCCCGATCGCCCTGGCGGCCGGCCTCGGCGTGAACTCGGTCGTCGCCCTCCAGCTGGCACCCCGGATGTCCTGGCCGGACGCGATGGGCATGGTGGTCCTGGCGGGCTTCATCGTGATGCTGCTCGTCGCCACGGGCCTGCGCGAGCGCGTGATGAACGCGGTGCCGTTCGGCCTGCGCAAGGCGATCTCCATCGGTATCGGCCTGTTCATCATGCTGATCGGGCTCGTGGACTCCGGCTTCGTCTCCCGCATCCCGGACGCCGCCCAGACCACCGTCCCGCTCCAGCTCGGCAGCGACGGCCACCTCAACGGCTGGCCGGTCCTGGTCTTCATCCTGGGCGCCCTGCTCACCCTCGCGCTCATCGTCCGCAAGGTCTCCGGCGCGATCCTGATCTCGATCGTCACCATGACGGTCCTCGCGGTGATCATCGAGGCCGTCGCCAAGGTCCCGTCCTGGGGCCTGACGACCCCGAAGTGGCCCGGCAACCCGGTCGCCACCCCCGACTTCGGCCTGCTCGGCAAGGTCAGCCTCTTCGGCGGCTTCGACAAGGTCGGCGTGCTGACCGGCATCCTCTTCGTCTTCACGGTCCTGCTGTCGTGTTTCTTCGACGCGATGGGCACGATCATGGGCGTCTCCGACGAGGCCAAGCTCACCGACGCCCAGGGGCAGATGCCCGGCATCAACAAGGTCCTGTTCGTCGACGGCCTGGCGGTCGCCGCGGGCGGTGCCAGCTCGTCCTCCGCCACCACGGCCTTCGTGGAGTCCACGGCCGGTGTCGGCGAGGGCGCCCGCACCGGTTTCGCCAACCTGGTCACCGGCGGCCTCTTCACCGTGGCCCTCTTCCTGACACCCGTCGCCACCATGGTCCCGTCCCAGGCCGCGACCCCCGCGCTGCTCGCGGTGGGCTTCATGATCCTGGCGAACTCGGTCCAGGACATCGACTGGGCCGACTGGACCATCGCGATCCCGGCCTTCGTCACCATGGTGATGATGCCGTTCACCTACTCGATCACCAACGGCATCGGCATGGGCTTCATCACCTTCGTGGTGCTGCGCCTGGCGGCCGGACGGGGGCGGGAGGTTCCGGTTCCGATGTACGTCGTCGCGGCGGTGTTCGGCTTCTACTACCTGATGCCGGCGCTGGGTCTCACGTGA
- a CDS encoding aldo/keto reductase has translation MKYTQLGRTGLKVSRLVLGTMNFGPQTDEADSHAIMDSALDAGINYFDTANVYGWGENKGRTEEIIGSWFAKSAAHRDKVVLATKVYGNMGADGEAWPNHDKLSAVNIRRAVDASLKRLQTDYIDIYQFHHVDRATPFEEIWQAIDTLVQQGKILYVGSSNFPGYKIAQANEIAARRGGTIGLVSEQCLYNLAERRAEMEVIPAAQEYGLGVIPWSPLHGGLLGGVIKKEVQGGRRASGRAADTLADPAKRAQIQAYEDLLEKHGLEPGEAALAWLLTRPGVTGPIVGPRTAEQLESAIRAVELELGEEVLAGLDEIFPGPGPSPEAFAW, from the coding sequence ATGAAGTACACGCAGCTCGGACGCACCGGACTCAAGGTCAGCCGACTCGTCCTCGGCACCATGAACTTCGGCCCGCAGACCGACGAGGCCGACTCCCACGCCATCATGGACTCGGCTCTCGACGCGGGGATCAACTACTTCGACACCGCCAACGTGTATGGCTGGGGCGAGAACAAGGGCCGTACCGAAGAGATCATCGGCAGCTGGTTCGCGAAGAGCGCCGCCCACCGCGACAAGGTGGTCCTCGCCACCAAGGTCTACGGCAACATGGGCGCGGACGGCGAGGCCTGGCCCAACCACGACAAGCTCTCCGCGGTGAACATCCGCCGGGCCGTCGACGCCTCGCTCAAGCGCCTTCAGACCGACTACATCGACATCTACCAGTTCCACCACGTCGACCGCGCCACTCCCTTCGAGGAGATCTGGCAGGCGATCGACACCCTGGTCCAGCAGGGCAAGATCCTCTACGTCGGGTCCTCCAACTTCCCCGGCTACAAGATCGCCCAGGCCAACGAGATCGCCGCCCGGCGGGGCGGCACCATCGGCCTGGTCAGCGAGCAGTGCCTCTACAACCTCGCCGAACGGCGCGCCGAGATGGAGGTCATCCCGGCCGCCCAGGAGTACGGCCTGGGCGTGATCCCCTGGTCCCCGCTGCACGGCGGTCTCCTCGGCGGGGTCATCAAGAAGGAGGTCCAGGGCGGCCGCCGCGCCTCCGGCCGGGCCGCGGACACCCTCGCCGATCCGGCCAAGCGCGCCCAGATCCAGGCGTACGAGGATCTCCTGGAGAAGCACGGTCTGGAGCCCGGCGAGGCGGCCCTGGCGTGGCTGCTGACCCGCCCCGGCGTCACGGGCCCGATCGTCGGCCCGCGCACCGCGGAACAGCTGGAGTCGGCGATCCGGGCGGTCGAGCTGGAGCTGGGCGAGGAGGTCCTGGCGGGCCTGGACGAGATCTTCCCGGGTCCGGGGCCCTCCCCGGAAGCCTTCGCCTGGTAA